A window from Citrus sinensis cultivar Valencia sweet orange chromosome 3, DVS_A1.0, whole genome shotgun sequence encodes these proteins:
- the LOC102626101 gene encoding uncharacterized protein LOC102626101 translates to MYKMDGRGGCCIARYAGGGVYDMSKVDRIMLRFRPIAPKPATGGSVSPTESSGEPFTRGGKAKRKYLRENGSVNKRCNNSRKRKASSEDKTESVVTLPLLPDSPARSSQPGPQGKEVRNSKLPTWLSFDKSGEGKNQVVFSGGSADRTVAMIPQAARVVGSSVTVECVSDTWVDVGGLGRTDGERKANLGRDTCPGFISDEFGRVTWTNEAYNKMVGQEEGEEMVVWLVMKAPVTATLTYPAFTCRVRLQYSYGKEKNSLTLPCDVWRMDGGGFAWRLDLKAALSLGR, encoded by the coding sequence ATGTATAAGATGGATGGTAGAGGAGGTTGTTGTATAGCGAGGTACGCTGGTGGTGGCGTGTACGATATGTCAAAAGTAGACCGGATAATGCTCCGGTTCAGGCCGATCGCACCTAAGCCGGCCACCGGCGGTTCAGTTTCTCCAACTGAGAGCAGTGGTGAGCCTTTCACTAGGGGCGGTAAGGCCAAAAGGAAGTACTTGAGAGAAAACGGCAGCGTTAACAAGCGGTGTAATAAcagcagaaaaagaaaggcTTCTAGTGAAGATAAAACAGAATCTGTTGTTACGCTGCCGCTCTTGCCGGATTCTCCTGCGAGATCGTCTCAGCCAGGCCCGCAGGGAAAGGAAGTACGTAACTCGAAGTTGCCCACGTGGCTTAGTTTTGATAAGAGTGGTGAGGGTAAGAATCAGGTGGTTTTCTCAGGAGGTTCAGCAGATCGGACGGTGGCGATGATACCTCAGGCGGCGAGGGTGGTGGGGTCGTCTGTTACGGTGGAATGTGTGAGTGACACGTGGGTGGATGTCGGTGGTTTAGGGCGTACGGACGGAGAGAGGAAGGCGAATCTGGGGAGAGACACGTGTCCCGGGTTCATATCTGATGAATTCGGTAGAGTCACGTGGACGAATGAGGCATACAATAAGATGGTAGGCCAAGAAGAGGGTGAAGAGATGGTGGTCTGGTTGGTGATGAAAGCGCCGGTGACCGCCACGCTAACGTACCCGGCTTTCACGTGCAGGGTGAGGCTGCAGTACTCGTATGGTAAGGAAAAGAACTCGCTTACTTTGCCGTGTGATGTGTGGAGAATGGACGGCGGTGGTTTTGCATGGAGACTCGACCTCAAGGCTGCTCTCTCTTTGGGTCGGTAA